In the genome of Pseudomonas bubulae, one region contains:
- a CDS encoding glycosyl transferase, whose product MNEPQQHWAAHKERGSFRLMKLTALGVRLLGRRVLSPVLYAIVLYFFVFGGRARRSIWQYQQRLADWSEQSELRPTRWRVFGQFMAFADALLDKLDVWNGRLKIEDIEIVDPALLRNQLRGERGQMLVGAHLGNLEVCRALAELGEQVTMNVLVHTRHAEHFNRLLGEAGASHLRLIQVSELNPAVMLQLNQRLENGEWLAIAGDRVPLNGGRHIEVGFLGYTAAFPQGPWLLAGLLKCPVNLMFCLKHKGRYRVILEPFAREVVWRRNNREQVIDDWATLYADRLGYYCLQAPQQWFNFYPFWKTDDDASA is encoded by the coding sequence ATGAATGAACCTCAACAGCATTGGGCTGCCCACAAAGAGCGCGGCAGTTTCCGGCTGATGAAGCTCACCGCCCTGGGCGTCAGGTTGCTGGGCCGACGTGTGCTCAGCCCGGTGCTTTACGCCATTGTGCTGTACTTCTTTGTGTTCGGCGGCCGCGCACGACGCAGCATCTGGCAATACCAGCAGCGCCTGGCCGACTGGAGCGAGCAAAGCGAGTTGCGCCCTACTCGCTGGCGGGTATTCGGGCAATTCATGGCGTTTGCCGACGCCCTGCTCGACAAGCTCGATGTATGGAATGGCCGTCTCAAGATCGAAGACATCGAAATCGTTGACCCCGCGCTGCTGCGCAATCAACTGCGCGGCGAACGCGGGCAGATGCTGGTAGGCGCCCACTTGGGGAACCTTGAAGTCTGCCGTGCGCTCGCCGAACTGGGCGAGCAGGTGACCATGAATGTGCTGGTTCACACCCGGCATGCCGAACACTTCAACCGCCTGCTGGGCGAAGCCGGGGCCAGCCATTTACGGTTGATTCAGGTCAGTGAACTCAACCCGGCGGTGATGCTGCAACTCAACCAGCGCCTGGAAAACGGCGAATGGCTGGCCATCGCCGGTGACCGCGTACCACTCAATGGCGGGCGCCATATAGAGGTCGGTTTCCTCGGCTATACGGCAGCATTCCCCCAAGGCCCGTGGTTGCTGGCAGGACTGCTCAAATGCCCGGTCAATCTGATGTTCTGCCTCAAACACAAAGGCCGTTATCGAGTCATCCTCGAACCCTTTGCCCGCGAAGTGGTGTGGCGACGCAATAACCGCGAGCAGGTGATCGACGACTGGGCCACGCTCTACGCCGACCGCCTGGGCTACTACTGCCTGCAGGCACCGCAACAATGGTTCAACTTTTACCCTTTCTGGAAGACCGATGACGACGCATCCGCATGA